In Ignavibacteriales bacterium, a single window of DNA contains:
- the ndk gene encoding nucleoside-diphosphate kinase, with the protein MERTLAILKPDCVRKNLTGEVIARIEKAGFKILGMKKLKLTKETAGGFYAVHKGKPFYDGLVEFMSSGPCVPIALEKENAIADYRTLIGATDPKDAAPGTIRKLYADNKGENIVHGSDSVENGKIEIGYFFSEKEIIELN; encoded by the coding sequence GAATTTAACTGGTGAAGTGATAGCTCGGATAGAGAAAGCCGGATTCAAAATTCTTGGAATGAAGAAGCTTAAACTGACTAAAGAAACTGCAGGCGGATTTTATGCGGTGCATAAAGGTAAACCTTTTTATGACGGACTTGTAGAATTTATGAGTTCAGGACCATGCGTCCCGATCGCTCTGGAAAAGGAGAACGCTATTGCCGATTATCGCACTTTGATTGGAGCAACAGATCCGAAAGATGCTGCACCGGGAACTATTAGAAAACTTTATGCCGATAATAAAGGTGAAAATATTGTCCACGGTTCTGATTCAGTTGAAAATGGTAAGATCGAAATTGGTTATTTCTTTTCTGAAAAAGAAATTATTGAACTTAATTAA
- the rnhA gene encoding ribonuclease HI — MNKKIIIYCDGACSGNQFSKNAGGWGAVLNFGDLTKEIYGGEKNTSNQRMEITACIKALEAIKKEEVKISIYSDSAYLVNCMNERWYESWLKNGWKNAKKKPVENQDLWMRLLELLKKHEVDFHKVTGHSGNKLNERADKLAHHCIENAGE; from the coding sequence ATGAATAAAAAGATAATTATCTATTGCGATGGTGCCTGTTCAGGGAATCAATTTTCTAAAAACGCCGGCGGCTGGGGGGCTGTCTTAAATTTTGGTGACCTCACTAAAGAAATTTACGGAGGCGAAAAAAATACTTCGAATCAGAGAATGGAGATTACAGCTTGCATTAAAGCGCTGGAAGCGATAAAAAAGGAAGAGGTTAAAATAAGCATCTACTCAGACAGTGCCTACTTAGTGAATTGCATGAATGAACGCTGGTACGAATCATGGCTGAAAAACGGATGGAAAAATGCTAAGAAAAAACCGGTTGAAAATCAGGATCTATGGATGAGATTATTAGAACTATTGAAAAAACATGAGGTGGATTTTCACAAGGTAACCGGGCACTCGGGGAACAAGCTCAATGAACGGGCAGATAAGCTTGCTCACCATTGTATAGAAAATGCGGGAGAATAA
- a CDS encoding RNA methyltransferase, with product MNIINIESLGQTGLEPYLTLRRPVEHLQQGIFVAEGEKVVHRLLASSLLIRSMLLTHDWYSKLETEGLFEKKQFDIFIADKSVLETIVGFNLHQGIMAVAETPKQNSLDSIVQKLNRPYFFVALDGLVHAENVGVVVRNCAGLGVGAILIGKNSSSPYLRRAVRNSMGSVFALPIYHSTNLRDDLLSLKKDYSVKIISAHLTNSSNINSADFGKDICIILGNEGYGISDNIINISDELISIPMENNTDSLNVSSASAIFLYEVQRQRTQLK from the coding sequence TTGAATATCATCAACATAGAATCACTAGGTCAAACGGGTCTAGAACCATACTTAACGCTGAGGAGACCTGTTGAGCACCTCCAACAAGGGATCTTTGTGGCTGAGGGTGAGAAAGTTGTCCACCGTCTTCTGGCTTCCTCCCTGCTTATCCGTTCGATGCTTTTAACACACGACTGGTATTCAAAATTAGAAACTGAAGGTCTGTTTGAAAAAAAACAATTTGATATTTTCATCGCTGATAAATCGGTGCTTGAAACGATTGTTGGATTTAACCTGCATCAAGGGATTATGGCAGTTGCAGAAACACCGAAGCAAAATAGTTTAGACAGTATCGTTCAGAAGTTGAATCGACCTTATTTTTTTGTTGCGTTGGATGGACTCGTCCACGCTGAAAATGTCGGAGTCGTTGTTAGAAATTGTGCGGGTTTAGGCGTCGGTGCAATTTTGATCGGTAAGAACTCAAGCAGTCCATATTTACGCAGAGCTGTTAGAAATTCTATGGGGAGTGTCTTTGCATTACCGATTTATCATTCAACAAATCTTCGAGATGATTTACTTAGTTTAAAGAAAGATTATTCCGTTAAAATTATTTCAGCACACTTGACAAATAGCTCAAACATTAATTCGGCTGATTTCGGCAAAGACATTTGCATCATTTTAGGAAATGAGGGGTACGGTATTTCCGACAATATAATAAATATATCGGATGAACTGATATCAATTCCCATGGAGAATAATACCGACTCACTGAATGTTTCAAGTGCAAGTGCAATTTTTCTATATGAAGTCCAAAGACAAAGAACTCAATTAAAATGA
- a CDS encoding cobalamin B12-binding domain-containing protein: MNITPNTVLSTQELAILLNVTETTVKRWADVGQIKCTKTLGGHRKFNISDVISFAEKNGYTLLGLLPPPMDNEQMEQLQFAVMTKNYSKISEVFLQEALQGDREGLVTLLLYLIRHQIGFPTITDEIIRSALVKIGDMWEKGDIDINQEHRASHAVSEAMIRILPSLYRKPSNGLSILCACPEGEYHEIGLKGLAYSFETEGWKVHYIGANTPSSSLISFIKRYKPELVALSFTIVKDKKKLFGEFGIISKHIHSYGGKFIAGGFYSGNYTEKEIHCDQIILSSTEAIAYARDVFNLQPGPKKGAKSSKNN; the protein is encoded by the coding sequence ATGAATATTACACCAAATACAGTTTTATCAACGCAGGAATTGGCAATCTTACTTAACGTCACTGAAACAACCGTAAAAAGGTGGGCGGATGTCGGACAGATCAAGTGTACCAAAACACTTGGTGGACACCGGAAATTTAATATTTCCGATGTAATAAGTTTTGCTGAAAAAAATGGATATACTCTTCTCGGGTTGCTTCCACCGCCGATGGATAATGAACAGATGGAGCAATTGCAGTTTGCAGTAATGACAAAAAATTATTCTAAAATATCTGAAGTATTTTTACAGGAAGCATTACAGGGTGATCGCGAAGGTTTAGTAACATTATTGTTGTATCTAATCAGACACCAGATAGGATTTCCAACAATAACCGATGAAATTATTCGCTCGGCACTTGTTAAGATCGGAGATATGTGGGAAAAGGGAGATATCGATATCAATCAGGAACATAGAGCATCACATGCAGTTTCTGAAGCGATGATCAGAATTTTACCAAGTTTGTATAGAAAACCTTCGAACGGGTTATCAATTCTTTGCGCATGTCCGGAAGGTGAATATCATGAAATCGGTTTAAAAGGTCTTGCGTATTCTTTTGAAACCGAAGGATGGAAGGTGCATTACATCGGTGCGAATACTCCGTCGAGCAGTTTAATATCGTTTATAAAGAGATATAAACCTGAACTGGTTGCGTTATCGTTTACGATTGTTAAGGATAAAAAGAAATTGTTCGGCGAATTTGGAATTATCTCAAAACATATTCACTCGTACGGGGGAAAATTTATTGCAGGAGGATTTTATTCGGGAAATTATACCGAAAAAGAAATCCATTGTGATCAAATAATTTTATCTTCAACAGAAGCAATTGCTTATGCAAGGGATGTATTTAATTTACAACCTGGACCAAAGAAGGGCGCGAAAAGTAGTAAAAATAATTAA
- a CDS encoding DUF378 domain-containing protein: protein MKTTDIIASVLLIVGGLNWGMVGLLNFNIVTAIFGSVSIMSTIVYLLVAISAIYLAMVLGSLQRRPQTANIK from the coding sequence ATGAAAACAACAGATATTATAGCCTCGGTATTATTAATAGTGGGCGGACTTAACTGGGGAATGGTGGGCCTGTTAAATTTTAATATTGTCACCGCAATTTTCGGTTCGGTGAGCATAATGAGCACAATAGTATATTTACTTGTTGCAATTTCCGCCATCTATCTGGCGATGGTGCTTGGTTCGCTGCAACGCCGACCACAAACAGCAAATATTAAATAA